One genomic segment of Lampris incognitus isolate fLamInc1 chromosome 2, fLamInc1.hap2, whole genome shotgun sequence includes these proteins:
- the b9d2 gene encoding B9 domain-containing protein 2 produces the protein MAELHIIGQIVGASGFPNSSLFCKWGVHAGGAWRLLSGVKEGQTQVDLPQVGDMAYWSHPIDLHYATKGLQGWPKLHLQVWHQDCYGRCQLYGYGYCHVPSSPGHHRVRCVTWRPLGSWQEQLEQMFVGGGPQLRQPDLIYSGADRYRLHTEAMGSVELELGVIMRYFDRYGVEC, from the coding sequence ATGGCGGAGCTGCACATCATCGGGCAGATCGTCGGGGCCAGCGGCTTCCCCAACAGCAGCCTCTTCTGCAAGTGGGGAGTCCACGCAGGAGGTGCGTGGCGACTGCTGTCGGGTGTGAAGGAAGGCCAGACTCAGGTGGATCTCCCTCAGGTCGGAGACATGGCGTACTGGAGCCATCCGATAGACCTTCACTACGCGACCAAAGGACTTCAGGGCTGGCCCAAGCTCCACCTGCAAGTGTGGCACCAGGACTGCTACGGCCGCTGTCAGCTGTACGGATACGGGTACTGTCACGTCCCGTCCAGCCCGGGACACCACCGCGTCCGCTGCGTCACCTGGAGGCCGCTGGGCTCCTGGCAGGAGCAGCTGGAGCAGATGTTTGTGGGCGGCGGCCCCCAGCTGCGGCAGCCCGACCTGATCTACAGCGGGGCGGACAGGTACAGGCTGCACACCGAGGCCATGGGCAGCGTGGAGCTGGAGCTGGGCGTCATCATGAGGTACTTCGACAGATACGGTGTGGAGTGTTAG